One window of Palaemon carinicauda isolate YSFRI2023 unplaced genomic scaffold, ASM3689809v2 scaffold358, whole genome shotgun sequence genomic DNA carries:
- the LOC137636691 gene encoding uncharacterized protein, translating to MSIDVFTFRIVLKDKPFNRHGVLSVVASIYDPLGYLSPVTFIAKILLQEMCRRKLSWDEEMCADELVRWKTWLAQLPQLEEFQLRRSFKPPDFGDVDTLQLHHFADASQTGYGVVSYFHVVGVNGKIHYTLVIGRARVAPLKRTSIPRLELTAAAFAAQKDSKLKTELDLKLAPSVFWTDSTLVMKYLRNPTARY from the coding sequence ATGAGCATAGACGTGTTCACGTTCAGAATCGTCCTTAAAGACAAACCTTTCAACCGACATGGTGTGCTCTCTGTTGTTGCATCGATCTACGACCCCTTGGGCTACTTATCCCCCGTCACTTTCATCGCGAAGATCCTGTTGCAAGAAATGTGCCGAAGGAAGCTCTCGTGGGATGAGGAGATGTGTGCTGATGAACTTGTTCGATGGAAGACCTGGCTCGCGCAGTTGCCACAACTGGAAGAGTTCCAACTACGAAGGTCCTTCAAACCACCAGACTTCGGAGATGTTGACACCCTTCAGCTGCACCACTTTGCAGATGCAAGTCAGACAGGCTATGGTGTAGTCTCTTACTTTCATGTAGTTGGTGTCAACGGAAAGATTCATTACACTCTCGTCATAGGACGGGCGAGAGTCGCccctctgaaaaggaccagcatCCCTCGTCTTGAGCTGACGGCGGCTGCTTTCGCTGCACAGAAGGACTCAAAGCTGAAGACTGAGCTCGATCTGAAACTGGCCCCGTCAGTCTTCTGGACTGATAGCACATTAGTGATGAAATATCTCAGAAATCCGACTGCGAGGTATTAG